One genomic region from Natrinema caseinilyticum encodes:
- a CDS encoding ABC transporter ATP-binding protein translates to MTDYAIEARDVAVTYADGTEAVRGVDLLVDEGEFFGFLGPNGAGKTTVIKTLVTLLRPTEGSIAVNGFDAIADPHHVRATVGYMAQETSIDPELTARENLRFACDAYGVARADRSDRIEELLELVELTDVGDKVADDFSGGMKKRLDAATALVHQPRLVFLDEPTTGLDPAARNRLWEYFRRINDAGTTVFLTTQYLEEADQLCDRLSVIQSGSVVAEGTPAELKRRVGGEILAVELADPESSDRAVTVARDEKLFVEGATIEPTKTGLEVTARDARTRGTDLLVALRDAGIDVVGFDIRAPTLDDVFLAVTDERPEPTAVDGEPTPNGGPRSESIGDGGRDSSGERDGAVGAGGAGDADGEGANR, encoded by the coding sequence GTGACCGACTACGCTATCGAGGCCCGTGACGTGGCAGTAACGTACGCAGACGGGACCGAAGCGGTCCGGGGTGTCGACCTGCTCGTGGATGAGGGGGAGTTCTTCGGGTTTCTCGGGCCGAACGGCGCTGGAAAAACGACGGTAATCAAGACGCTGGTGACGTTGCTGCGACCGACCGAGGGTTCGATAGCGGTGAACGGGTTCGACGCCATCGCGGACCCGCATCACGTGCGCGCGACGGTCGGATATATGGCACAGGAGACGAGTATCGATCCCGAGCTGACGGCGCGCGAGAACCTCCGGTTCGCGTGCGATGCCTACGGCGTCGCGCGGGCCGATCGGAGCGACCGAATCGAAGAACTGCTCGAACTCGTGGAGCTAACCGACGTCGGGGACAAGGTCGCCGACGACTTCTCGGGCGGGATGAAAAAGCGCCTCGACGCGGCGACAGCGCTGGTTCACCAGCCACGGCTCGTCTTCCTCGACGAGCCGACGACCGGGCTCGATCCGGCGGCGCGGAATCGCCTCTGGGAGTACTTTCGACGGATCAACGACGCAGGGACGACCGTTTTCTTGACGACCCAGTATCTCGAGGAAGCGGATCAGCTGTGCGACCGGTTGTCAGTTATTCAGAGCGGGTCGGTGGTCGCGGAGGGGACGCCGGCAGAACTGAAACGTCGGGTCGGCGGGGAGATTCTCGCGGTCGAACTGGCGGATCCCGAATCGAGCGATCGCGCGGTGACGGTGGCCCGCGACGAGAAGCTGTTCGTGGAGGGAGCGACGATCGAACCGACGAAGACCGGCCTGGAGGTCACCGCACGCGACGCGCGGACGCGCGGGACTGACTTGCTGGTCGCGTTACGGGACGCCGGGATCGACGTGGTCGGATTCGATATCCGAGCACCGACGCTCGACGACGTGTTCCTCGCGGTGACGGACGAGCGTCCGGAACCGACTGCCGTCGACGGTGAGCCGACGCCGAACGGGGGCCCGCGATCCGAGAGCATCGGCGACGGCGGTCGCGACTCGAGCGGCGAGCGAGACGGCGCCGTCGGTGCCGGCGGAGCCGGCGATGCCGACGGCGAGGGGGCGAACCGATGA
- a CDS encoding DUF6069 family protein, which translates to MTERRSIARRGTLAVVGAVVANLLVLGAALLLLGSGSFEPFSVGSVAFVSAIGALGATVVYAVLARLRERPTRPFVALASIVLLLSFATLPEAASLEGATSSRLLVLALMHVVAAIVAVAALVGGHR; encoded by the coding sequence ATGACCGAACGCCGTTCGATCGCCCGCCGCGGTACGCTCGCCGTCGTCGGTGCCGTCGTGGCGAACTTGCTCGTTCTCGGCGCCGCCCTCCTCCTCCTCGGATCTGGGAGTTTCGAGCCGTTCAGCGTCGGTTCGGTCGCCTTCGTGTCCGCTATCGGCGCCCTCGGTGCGACGGTCGTCTACGCCGTCCTGGCTCGACTGCGCGAGCGTCCGACTCGTCCCTTCGTCGCGCTCGCCTCGATCGTCCTGCTCCTCTCGTTCGCGACGCTTCCCGAGGCGGCGTCACTCGAGGGCGCGACCTCGAGCCGACTCCTCGTTCTGGCGCTCATGCACGTCGTCGCCGCAATCGTCGCCGTAGCAGCCCTCGTCGGTGGCCACCGATGA
- a CDS encoding NAD(P)H-binding protein, with protein sequence MRGVLVTGATGTVGRHVVDGLRDAADVSVTAASRDPDRARDRVRCPTVAFDFTDPTTYRDAFADVDSMFLVRPPALSRVRRDVRPSLDAALDSGVEHVVFLSVVGADRIPLVPHARIESWLEAADAETTFLRASFFMQTLSTTHREDVRDGRLAVPAGDGKTSLVDARDVAAVAVRTLRRDHTGTYDLTGPDALSYAEVCWQLSMVLDRDVEYVDPSLPRFVVSQYRRDVPVAKVAAMAAIYTTARLGLADRVTDDVRSILGRPPTDFLTFARDTRTAWT encoded by the coding sequence ATGAGAGGCGTCCTCGTAACCGGGGCCACCGGCACCGTCGGCCGTCACGTCGTCGACGGGCTCCGCGACGCGGCGGACGTTTCCGTCACGGCGGCGAGCCGGGACCCCGATCGGGCTCGCGATCGGGTTCGCTGTCCGACCGTCGCGTTCGACTTCACCGATCCGACGACCTACCGCGATGCGTTCGCCGACGTCGATTCCATGTTCCTCGTTCGACCGCCCGCACTGTCCCGCGTTCGTCGGGACGTGCGTCCCTCCTTGGACGCGGCCCTCGATTCCGGCGTCGAACACGTCGTCTTCCTCTCAGTCGTCGGCGCCGACCGGATCCCGCTCGTTCCCCACGCGCGCATCGAGTCCTGGCTCGAAGCCGCCGACGCCGAGACGACGTTCCTTCGGGCGTCGTTTTTCATGCAGACCCTCTCTACGACTCACCGCGAGGACGTTCGCGACGGCCGCCTCGCCGTCCCCGCTGGCGACGGGAAAACGAGTCTCGTGGACGCTCGGGACGTCGCCGCCGTCGCCGTCCGGACGCTTCGACGGGACCACACGGGAACGTACGATCTCACCGGGCCGGACGCGCTGTCGTACGCCGAGGTCTGCTGGCAGCTTTCGATGGTACTCGACCGCGACGTCGAGTACGTCGATCCGTCACTCCCTCGATTCGTCGTCTCGCAGTATCGACGGGACGTCCCCGTGGCGAAGGTCGCTGCGATGGCCGCGATTTACACCACCGCCCGGCTCGGCCTCGCCGATCGGGTGACCGACGACGTTCGATCGATACTCGGCCGTCCGCCGACCGATTTCCTGACGTTCGCCCGCGATACTCGAACGGCCTGGACGTAG
- a CDS encoding metal-dependent hydrolase, which yields MWPWEHAIVGYLAYSVCCHLLFRDSPGGLEAFVVVLASTLPDLIDKPLAWEYGVFEAGYALGHSVFFILPLSIAAGTIAYAAGRPRTGLAFGIGIFLHPPGDVLYSYVSQGIVQIELMLWPVVTVSGPPPSRGLFESFELLFGRYLADLLAGDVSTYVWLQFGLAGFAFLLWLYDGVPVLRECLLGGKRALPGFSNSSSK from the coding sequence ATGTGGCCGTGGGAACACGCAATCGTCGGTTATCTCGCGTACTCGGTGTGTTGTCACCTTCTCTTCCGCGATTCGCCCGGTGGGCTCGAGGCGTTCGTCGTCGTTCTGGCCTCGACCCTCCCGGATCTGATCGACAAGCCCCTCGCGTGGGAGTACGGCGTCTTCGAGGCGGGGTACGCTCTCGGCCACTCCGTGTTCTTCATCCTTCCGCTGTCGATCGCCGCCGGAACGATCGCATACGCGGCCGGCCGGCCGCGAACCGGCCTCGCCTTCGGGATCGGCATCTTCTTGCATCCCCCGGGTGACGTCCTCTACTCCTACGTCAGTCAGGGAATCGTCCAGATCGAACTCATGCTCTGGCCCGTCGTGACCGTTTCCGGCCCGCCTCCCAGCCGCGGATTGTTCGAGTCGTTCGAACTGCTGTTCGGTCGCTACCTGGCCGACCTGCTCGCGGGAGACGTCTCGACGTACGTCTGGCTCCAGTTCGGACTCGCCGGCTTCGCGTTCCTGCTGTGGCTCTACGACGGCGTCCCCGTTCTCCGCGAGTGCCTGCTGGGGGGCAAACGGGCCCTTCCGGGATTCAGTAACTCGAGTTCGAAGTGA